In Gracilimonas sp., a single window of DNA contains:
- a CDS encoding YwbE family protein — protein sequence MDGTARVNIKPGMEVGIVLKKDQRTGHLTFGIVQNILTKSATHPHGIKVRLTDGQIGRVKEIK from the coding sequence ATGGACGGTACTGCCAGAGTAAATATTAAGCCCGGAATGGAAGTTGGAATTGTACTCAAAAAAGATCAACGTACAGGCCATCTTACTTTTGGCATTGTTCAAAATATTTTAACCAAAAGCGCAACACATCCGCACGGTATAAAAGTACGACTCACTGACGGACAAATTGGACGGGTCAAGGAAATTAAATGA